A window of the Desulfobacula toluolica Tol2 genome harbors these coding sequences:
- a CDS encoding ABC transporter ATP-binding protein, which produces MIKLESVYLNRDGNDIFSGLNLSVMKNEKVLIQGKSGAGKTTLFKILLGFEQVDQGVVTINGQTIDKFHIKQIRELIFYLSQDIDLRNDQVCNIIDEIFTRNRKKDLNKKKLESFMEFLELNHMLLEQNVKNLSGGERQRMGLLICFLLDRPVWLLDEPTSALDDNMKKKVVDWILDQNKTIIIVSHDDVWKNNPGVKTVRWM; this is translated from the coding sequence ATGATCAAGCTTGAGTCCGTATACTTGAACCGGGATGGTAATGATATTTTTTCCGGTTTAAACCTGTCTGTCATGAAAAATGAAAAAGTTTTGATTCAGGGAAAATCAGGTGCAGGCAAAACAACCCTGTTTAAAATTCTTTTGGGATTTGAACAGGTTGACCAAGGTGTGGTGACTATTAACGGGCAAACAATTGATAAATTTCATATTAAACAGATCCGAGAACTCATTTTTTATCTGAGCCAGGACATTGATCTGAGAAATGATCAGGTATGCAATATTATAGATGAGATTTTCACCCGGAACCGGAAAAAAGACCTGAACAAAAAAAAATTAGAGTCTTTCATGGAATTTTTAGAATTGAATCATATGCTGCTTGAGCAGAACGTCAAAAATTTATCAGGCGGAGAGCGCCAAAGAATGGGCCTGTTAATCTGTTTTCTTCTGGATCGTCCCGTATGGCTTTTGGATGAGCCTACCTCGGCCCTTGATGATAATATGAAAAAAAAAGTGGTCGATTGGATTCTTGATCAGAATAAAACAATTATAATTGTTTCCCATGATGATGTCTGGAAGAATAACCCGGGGGTTAAAACAGTGAGGTGGATGTAA
- a CDS encoding ABC transporter permease, whose product MGALDLSIFSLASFLIFLVPVFYINRHLGLEINKTMITSIVRMCIQLSFVGVYLEFLFKFNSPVLNTVYLLIMIAIACQSILKSSNLKLRKFFIPVFFALLFPFTIMLFFFNAAVVRIDNLFEAKYMIPIGGMLLGNCLRSIIIVLNNFYSGIRRDEKVYLYSLSLLCSRIQALKPYFRQSFLAAVTPTMATMATIGLVSLPGMMTGQILGGSIPIVAIKYQIAIMFSIFYTGYFCVILSVLFSLKVGFNALDVLNQDIFVSKV is encoded by the coding sequence TTGGGTGCTTTGGATCTTAGTATTTTTTCTCTTGCCTCATTTTTGATTTTTCTTGTTCCGGTTTTTTATATCAATCGGCATCTGGGGCTTGAGATAAACAAAACCATGATCACTTCTATTGTCAGGATGTGTATACAATTGAGTTTTGTCGGGGTTTATCTTGAATTTTTATTCAAGTTCAATTCACCGGTTTTAAACACGGTTTATCTGCTGATCATGATAGCAATTGCCTGTCAGTCAATTTTAAAGTCCAGCAACCTGAAACTCAGAAAATTTTTTATCCCTGTATTTTTTGCCCTGCTGTTCCCGTTTACCATTATGCTGTTTTTTTTTAATGCGGCAGTGGTGAGAATTGATAATCTGTTTGAAGCAAAATATATGATTCCCATTGGGGGCATGCTGCTTGGCAATTGCCTGAGAAGTATCATTATCGTGTTGAATAATTTTTACTCCGGAATAAGGAGGGATGAAAAAGTTTATCTTTATTCTTTGTCTTTATTGTGCAGCCGCATTCAGGCATTAAAACCCTATTTCAGACAAAGTTTTTTAGCCGCCGTTACACCGACCATGGCGACCATGGCAACCATAGGCCTTGTCTCGTTGCCGGGCATGATGACCGGGCAGATCCTTGGCGGCTCCATTCCCATTGTGGCCATCAAATACCAGATTGCCATTATGTTTTCCATTTTCTACACAGGATATTTTTGTGTCATATTGTCTGTTTTGTTTTCTTTAAAGGTTGGTTTTAATGCCCTTGATGTGTTGAATCAGGATATTTTTGTTTCCAAAGTTTAA